CGTAAGCAATAGTCTGCTCGAGCTGGTGTACGGTTATTTCCGAAATGACCTGGGTGAGCGGCAAGTCTTTCTCTGATACCAGAGTCAGCTCTTTACCGATGCTCACCATGGAATAGATGGTGTAACCAGAACTGATGGAGAAAATCAGAAGGATGAGGACGGCAGTGCCGACGATTTTCGTCCTGAGTGACAGTGCATTAAGAATACGGTTCACAGGCCTTATACTCCAAAGCCGGGCCTGACATTTGGTTGTTTGGCTTATCCTGAACCGTAAAGCACTTCCACTCCCTCGACCCTCCAGTCAGGCCGAAAGAGGGCAATGGAGGGAACTTACCTTCTGCCATATAGTTTTGAAAGCTAAACAGTGCAATGTTTTGTAGAGAAAACGAAAAATTCTTTGAAAGGCACAATGACCTAACCTTTAGATTTCTAAGACTTTTTAGACAAAGGTATTAAGTATTTCTACTACCGCCCAGCTCACGCCAACCATTGATTTACCTTATTATTGAACGACCTATAACAAATATTTACAGGTAATATCGGAAGCCCGCCGCCACATTGATATAGCATTTGAAGAGAGTAGCCCATGGGGCAATACGCTGACAGATAAAACAATCAAGCAACTCGCCAGAACGTTTACTGACGGCCAACTGCATAAAAAGGAACTTTCCATGCAATGCACCAGCTGCAAACAAGGCGAATTAACGCCTGCTTTCCTGGAACCGCAATTGCGGTCCCATGCCTGTAATAGGTGTGGGGGTGATTGGCTGCTGGTTGAGGACTACGTAGCCTGGAAGGAGCGCAACCCGGAGTTCACGATTGCCGAGCATGCGGACTTCGAGATCGAAGATACCAAGCACGCGCTTATCTGCCCGCAAACCGGCTCGATCATGCAGAAATACCACGTGTCGCACGATAGCGACCATAAGCTGGACTATAGCCCCCAGGTCGGCGGTATCTGGATGGACAAGGGCGAGTGGACCTACCTCAAGCTGGCCAACCTCGCCGGCTCTC
The window above is part of the Marinobacter nanhaiticus D15-8W genome. Proteins encoded here:
- a CDS encoding zf-TFIIB domain-containing protein; protein product: MQCTSCKQGELTPAFLEPQLRSHACNRCGGDWLLVEDYVAWKERNPEFTIAEHADFEIEDTKHALICPQTGSIMQKYHVSHDSDHKLDYSPQVGGIWMDKGEWTYLKLANLAGSLNKIFTDHWQKSIRSQSAKETFQEIYREKFGGDDYRRARDVREWLQNHENRADLRAYILAADPYSADR